The following are encoded together in the Variovorax sp. PBS-H4 genome:
- a CDS encoding ABC transporter ATP-binding protein — protein MTPHETLLEAKSLCAWYGAAQILYDVDLEVRRGEVVALMGRNGAGKSTTLKALIGMLAKRRGAVRFLGHDISKCEPHHAAKLGLGFVPEDRRVFTDLTVMENLEVGRQAPRRWSDGSDAPLWTPERLFKLFPNLGEMPQRPGGRMSGGEQQMLTVARTLMGNPYLVLLDEPSEGVAPVIVEQMANMILELKAQGVSILLSEQNMHFAELVSDRAYVLEKGQIRYQASMADLATNEEVRRAYLSV, from the coding sequence ATGACCCCCCACGAAACACTGCTCGAAGCCAAGTCCCTGTGCGCCTGGTATGGCGCGGCCCAGATCCTCTACGACGTCGACCTCGAAGTCCGCCGCGGCGAAGTGGTCGCGCTGATGGGTCGCAACGGCGCCGGCAAGTCCACCACGCTCAAGGCGCTGATCGGCATGCTGGCCAAGCGTCGCGGCGCGGTGCGCTTCCTGGGCCACGACATCTCGAAGTGCGAACCGCACCACGCGGCCAAGCTGGGCCTGGGTTTCGTGCCCGAGGACCGGCGCGTGTTCACCGACCTCACGGTGATGGAGAACCTCGAGGTCGGCAGGCAGGCGCCGCGCCGCTGGTCCGACGGCAGCGATGCGCCGCTGTGGACGCCCGAGCGCCTGTTCAAGCTTTTTCCCAATCTCGGCGAGATGCCGCAGCGTCCCGGCGGCCGCATGAGCGGCGGCGAGCAGCAGATGCTGACCGTGGCGCGCACGCTGATGGGCAACCCCTACCTCGTGCTGCTGGACGAGCCTTCCGAAGGCGTGGCGCCGGTCATCGTCGAGCAGATGGCCAACATGATCCTGGAGCTCAAGGCGCAGGGCGTGAGCATCCTGCTGTCGGAGCAGAACATGCACTTCGCCGAGCTGGTCTCCGACCGAGCCTACGTGCTGGAGAAGGGGCAGATCCGCTACCAGGCTTCGATGGCCGACCTGGCGACCAACGAGGAAGTCCGGCGGGCCTACCTGTCCGTCTGA
- a CDS encoding molybdopterin cofactor-binding domain-containing protein: MSLRAEQPRSRSDILNAHDVLVVVRETPPAPPAANGQPPVVFGNPAEGPEILLALWSDGSATALNGHVDLGTGIRTALAQVVAEELDLPLAQVHMVLGDTASAPNQGATIASASLQIHAMPLRLAAAQARAWLLEQASERFGVQPSLLEVREGRIHAGEDAAFSVPFGELVSGTRTVLQLDAAARLKDPKDYRVVGTAVPRVDIPAKLAGETVFVHDMRVPGMLHGRVVRPPYAGADHGDFIGNTLESVDESSIAHLPGIRAVVVIRDFVGVVAEREEHAEQALRELRVRWKPWPGLPALDDLEGAIRANPATQRLLVDEGRVDEALANAAQPMPRTYVWPYQMHASIGPSCALAHWQPEGEPGVRLRVWAGSQNPHVLRADLARLMGLEDVAVEVVRMEAAGCYGRNSADDVAADAALLARAAGAPVRVQLTREQEHAWEPKGAAQLMQVNGGLDAEGGVAAYDFETSYPSNGAPTLALLLTRTIEPVAQAFEMGDRTARPPYDYENLRVKVNDMAPIVRASWLRGVSALPSSFAHESYVDELATAAGVDPVAFRLRHLRDPRAEELVRETAQKAGWRMRTGPQEDADGDHPSRRADARVGPGGDVLFGQGFAYARYVHSKWPGFGAAWSAWVADVEVHKTTGEVHVRRVVVGHDAGLMVNPAGVEHQIHGNVIQTTSRALKERVEFAPPAETSGGGETLPGVLPAGVVASREWGSYPILSFREVPVIEVVHMQRPGEPPLGAGESSSVPGTAAIANAIFDATGVRFRAPPFTPEVVRAALNPSVPPDLLPLRAGEGGDEGTRAVDGGAIVPSSPPSPRGRRSETDVPWPKARGLWATATALVIGVVGVIAGLLGWRSTIAPVSFSAPVYSQATIDRGRTLAAVGDCAVCHTAPGGTPNAGGRAMDTPFGTLYTTNLTPDPGTGLGRWSFSAFQRAMREGISRDGHHLYPAFPYTAFAKTSDDDLQALYAYFMSLPAVQAPTPEPEMKFPFSLRPLIAGWNALFHDPAPLQPVAQQSAEWNRGAYLVNGLGHCGACHTPRNALGAEQGGSAYLAGAVVEGWEAPALTGLASKSAVPWNAESLYRYLRNGHSPQHGTAGGPMADVVRELAAVPDADIRAMASYLASFHAETGEAEAHAQAQRAVASAAARQGQLLGPAQRLFDGACAACHHDGNGPTLLGANVPLALNSNLTSARPDNLLRTVLDGVREPASREVGFMPAFRDALSDAQIAELAGYMRARFAPQEPAWKDLESEVARVRGRE; encoded by the coding sequence GTGAGCCTGCGCGCCGAGCAGCCGCGCAGCCGCAGCGATATCCTCAACGCGCACGACGTGCTGGTCGTGGTGCGCGAGACGCCACCGGCGCCGCCCGCTGCGAACGGGCAACCGCCCGTGGTCTTCGGCAATCCCGCCGAAGGCCCCGAGATCCTGCTGGCGCTGTGGAGCGACGGCAGCGCCACCGCGCTCAACGGCCACGTCGACCTGGGCACCGGCATCCGCACAGCGCTCGCGCAGGTGGTGGCCGAGGAGCTCGACCTGCCGCTGGCGCAGGTGCACATGGTGCTGGGCGACACGGCGAGCGCGCCGAACCAGGGCGCGACCATTGCCAGCGCCTCGCTGCAGATCCACGCCATGCCGCTGCGGTTGGCGGCGGCGCAGGCACGCGCATGGCTGCTGGAGCAGGCCTCCGAGCGCTTCGGTGTGCAGCCTTCGCTGCTCGAAGTGCGCGAGGGCCGCATCCATGCCGGCGAGGACGCGGCCTTCAGCGTGCCCTTCGGCGAGCTGGTCTCCGGTACGCGCACGGTGCTGCAGCTCGACGCCGCCGCCCGGCTCAAGGACCCGAAGGACTATCGCGTCGTCGGCACTGCGGTCCCGCGCGTCGACATTCCCGCCAAGCTGGCGGGCGAGACTGTGTTCGTGCACGACATGCGCGTGCCCGGCATGCTGCACGGCCGCGTCGTGCGGCCGCCCTATGCGGGCGCGGACCACGGCGACTTCATCGGCAATACGCTGGAATCGGTGGACGAATCGTCCATCGCCCACCTCCCCGGCATCCGCGCGGTGGTGGTGATCCGCGACTTCGTGGGCGTCGTGGCCGAGCGCGAGGAGCACGCGGAGCAGGCGCTGCGCGAACTGCGCGTGCGCTGGAAGCCCTGGCCGGGACTGCCCGCTCTCGACGACCTCGAAGGCGCGATCCGCGCCAACCCGGCGACGCAGCGCCTGCTGGTCGACGAGGGCCGGGTGGACGAAGCGCTCGCGAACGCGGCCCAGCCGATGCCGCGCACCTATGTCTGGCCTTACCAGATGCATGCCTCGATCGGGCCTTCTTGCGCGCTCGCGCACTGGCAGCCCGAAGGCGAGCCTGGCGTCCGGTTGCGTGTCTGGGCCGGCTCGCAGAACCCGCACGTGCTGCGGGCCGATCTCGCCAGGCTCATGGGCCTGGAGGATGTGGCCGTCGAGGTGGTTCGCATGGAAGCCGCGGGCTGCTACGGCCGCAACAGCGCCGACGACGTGGCGGCCGACGCGGCCCTGCTCGCGCGTGCGGCCGGTGCGCCGGTCCGCGTGCAGCTCACGCGCGAGCAGGAGCATGCGTGGGAACCCAAGGGTGCGGCGCAGCTGATGCAGGTCAACGGCGGGCTCGATGCCGAGGGCGGGGTGGCAGCCTACGACTTCGAGACCTCCTATCCCTCCAACGGCGCGCCCACGCTGGCGCTGCTGCTGACGCGCACCATCGAGCCGGTAGCACAGGCCTTCGAGATGGGCGACCGCACCGCGCGCCCGCCCTATGACTACGAGAACCTGCGGGTCAAGGTCAACGACATGGCGCCGATCGTGCGCGCCTCGTGGCTGCGCGGCGTGTCGGCACTGCCCAGCTCCTTCGCGCACGAGTCCTATGTGGACGAACTGGCGACCGCGGCCGGCGTGGACCCGGTGGCGTTCCGCCTGCGCCACCTGCGCGATCCGCGGGCGGAGGAGCTGGTGCGGGAGACGGCGCAGAAGGCCGGCTGGCGCATGCGCACCGGGCCGCAGGAGGATGCCGACGGCGACCACCCTTCGAGGCGCGCCGACGCGCGCGTGGGGCCGGGCGGCGATGTGCTCTTCGGCCAGGGCTTCGCCTACGCCCGCTACGTGCACAGCAAGTGGCCCGGCTTCGGCGCAGCCTGGTCGGCCTGGGTCGCGGATGTCGAGGTCCACAAGACCACCGGCGAGGTGCATGTGCGCCGCGTGGTGGTGGGGCACGACGCGGGGCTGATGGTGAACCCGGCCGGGGTCGAACACCAGATTCACGGCAACGTGATCCAGACCACCAGCCGGGCCTTGAAGGAGCGCGTGGAGTTCGCGCCGCCGGCGGAAACGTCCGGTGGCGGCGAGACGCTGCCGGGCGTGCTGCCGGCCGGCGTGGTCGCGAGCCGCGAATGGGGCAGCTACCCGATCCTCAGCTTCCGCGAGGTACCGGTCATCGAGGTCGTGCACATGCAGCGGCCGGGCGAGCCGCCGCTGGGCGCGGGGGAGTCGTCCTCGGTCCCGGGCACGGCGGCGATCGCGAATGCGATCTTCGATGCGACGGGGGTGCGGTTCAGGGCGCCGCCGTTCACGCCGGAGGTCGTGCGGGCCGCGCTGAATCCCTCGGTCCCTCCGGACTTGCTCCCTCTCCGTGCGGGAGAGGGTGGGGATGAGGGCACGCGGGCGGTCGATGGTGGCGCCATCGTGCCCTCATCCCCACCTTCTCCCAGAGGGAGAAGAAGCGAGACCGATGTGCCGTGGCCGAAGGCGCGCGGTCTGTGGGCCACGGCCACCGCTCTCGTGATCGGCGTCGTCGGCGTTATCGCGGGGCTCTTGGGCTGGCGCTCCACCATCGCGCCCGTCTCCTTCAGTGCCCCTGTCTACAGCCAGGCCACCATCGACCGCGGCCGCACTCTCGCCGCCGTCGGCGACTGCGCCGTCTGCCACACCGCCCCCGGCGGCACGCCCAACGCCGGGGGGCGCGCGATGGACACGCCCTTCGGCACCCTCTACACCACCAACCTCACGCCCGACCCCGGCACCGGCCTGGGCCGCTGGTCCTTCAGCGCCTTCCAGCGTGCCATGCGCGAGGGCATCTCGCGCGACGGCCACCATCTCTACCCGGCCTTCCCCTACACCGCCTTCGCCAAGACCAGCGACGACGACCTGCAGGCCCTGTATGCCTACTTCATGTCGTTGCCCGCGGTGCAGGCGCCCACGCCCGAGCCCGAGATGAAATTCCCCTTCAGCCTCCGGCCGCTGATCGCCGGCTGGAACGCGCTCTTCCACGACCCCGCGCCCCTGCAGCCGGTCGCGCAGCAGAGTGCGGAATGGAACCGTGGCGCCTACCTGGTCAACGGCCTGGGCCATTGCGGTGCCTGCCACACGCCACGCAACGCGCTGGGCGCGGAGCAGGGCGGCAGCGCCTACCTGGCGGGCGCGGTGGTCGAGGGCTGGGAGGCGCCCGCGCTCACCGGCCTGGCCTCGAAGTCCGCGGTGCCGTGGAATGCCGAGTCCCTCTACCGCTACCTGCGCAACGGCCACAGCCCGCAGCACGGCACGGCCGGCGGTCCGATGGCCGATGTGGTGCGCGAACTGGCCGCAGTTCCCGACGCCGACATCCGCGCAATGGCGAGCTACCTCGCGTCCTTCCATGCCGAGACCGGCGAGGCCGAGGCCCATGCCCAGGCGCAGCGCGCCGTCGCCAGCGCCGCGGCGCGCCAGGGCCAGCTGCTCGGCCCGGCCCAGCGCCTGTTCGACGGCGCCTGCGCCGCCTGCCATCACGACGGCAACGGTCCCACGCTGCTCGGCGCCAACGTGCCGCTCGCGCTCAACAGCAACCTCACGAGTGCGCGCCCCGACAACCTGCTGCGGACCGTCCTCGACGGCGTGCGCGAGCCCGCCTCGCGCGAGGTCGGCTTCATGCCCGCCTTCCGCGACGCGCTGAGCGATGCGCAGATCGCCGAGCTGGCCGGCTACATGCGCGCGCGCTTCGCGCCGCAGGAGCCGGCGTGGAAGGATCTGGAGTCGGAAGTTGCGCGGGTGCGAGGCCGCGAATGA
- the pncA gene encoding bifunctional nicotinamidase/pyrazinamidase, translated as MHDTHRRIFLQSAAALGLAGLSMPLFAAGKVRPSDKSALIVVDVQNCFVDGGTLPVKGGADVVPVINKLSTAFENIVLTQDWHTQGHASFASAHAGQKPFSSIKLGYGNQVLWPDHCVQGTEDAALHKDLKLPSAQLIIRKGYHKGVDSYSAFEEADRKTPTGLAGYLKQRGIKTVFVTGLATDFCVAWTALDARKAGFEAYVIEDATRAIDLNGSLAKAWKEMQAKGVKRIQSSDIEISA; from the coding sequence ATGCACGACACGCACCGCAGAATCTTTCTCCAGTCCGCTGCCGCCTTGGGCCTGGCCGGCCTGTCGATGCCGCTGTTCGCGGCGGGGAAGGTCAGGCCCAGCGACAAGTCGGCGCTGATCGTGGTCGACGTGCAGAACTGCTTCGTCGACGGCGGCACGCTCCCGGTAAAGGGCGGCGCCGACGTGGTGCCGGTGATCAACAAGTTGTCCACCGCCTTCGAGAACATCGTGCTCACGCAGGACTGGCACACGCAGGGCCACGCCTCCTTCGCGAGCGCGCACGCGGGACAGAAGCCCTTCAGCAGCATCAAGCTGGGCTACGGCAACCAGGTGCTGTGGCCCGACCACTGCGTGCAGGGCACGGAAGACGCCGCGCTGCACAAGGACCTGAAGCTGCCGAGCGCGCAACTGATCATCCGCAAGGGCTACCACAAGGGCGTGGACAGCTACTCGGCCTTCGAGGAGGCCGACCGCAAGACGCCGACGGGCCTGGCCGGCTATCTCAAGCAGCGCGGCATCAAGACCGTGTTCGTCACCGGCCTGGCGACCGACTTCTGCGTGGCTTGGACGGCGCTGGATGCACGAAAGGCCGGCTTCGAGGCTTATGTCATCGAGGATGCCACGCGGGCCATCGACCTCAACGGCTCGCTCGCGAAGGCCTGGAAGGAGATGCAGGCCAAGGGGGTCAAGCGCATCCAGTCGAGCGACATCGAGATCAGCGCATAG
- a CDS encoding (2Fe-2S)-binding protein, with product MQELALTVNGRERALRVPEAATLLHVLRNDLAFNGPKYGCGLGQCGACTVWVDGVAARACVIPAHGVAGRAITTLEGLGSRDCWHPVQQAFEQAQAAQCGYCLNGMVMQAAALLARDPHPSDARIRAELSGNLCRCGTHVEILTAVQAAALRMAGDEAT from the coding sequence ATGCAGGAACTCGCCCTGACGGTCAATGGACGCGAGCGCGCGCTGCGAGTGCCCGAGGCGGCGACGCTGCTGCATGTGCTGCGCAACGACCTCGCGTTCAATGGCCCCAAGTACGGTTGCGGACTCGGCCAGTGCGGTGCGTGCACGGTGTGGGTCGATGGGGTGGCTGCGCGGGCCTGCGTGATCCCCGCCCATGGGGTGGCCGGCCGCGCGATCACCACGCTCGAAGGCCTGGGTTCGCGCGACTGCTGGCATCCCGTGCAGCAAGCCTTCGAGCAAGCCCAGGCCGCGCAGTGCGGCTATTGCCTCAACGGCATGGTGATGCAGGCCGCCGCGCTGCTGGCACGTGACCCGCACCCCAGCGATGCCCGCATCCGTGCCGAGCTGTCGGGCAACCTGTGCCGCTGCGGCACGCACGTGGAGATCCTGACCGCGGTGCAGGCCGCGGCACTGCGAATGGCCGGGGACGAGGCGACGTGA
- a CDS encoding ABC transporter ATP-binding protein, with the protein MSLLKVTELGKSFGGVKAVDGISFDLAAGELLALIGPNGAGKSTTFNMVNGQLKADRGSILLDGEELVGRRPREIWRMGVGRTFQIAETFASLTVVENVQMALLSHDHKLFSTWRRAADHKREEALALLDQVGMKAQADRPCSVLAYGDVKRVELAIAMANSPKLLLMDEPTAGMAPKERNSLMALTKQLVIDRGMAVLFTEHSMDVVFAYADRMIVLARGRLIAQGKPLEIRDHPKVQEVYFGSGKTFEKIAEKAAAVAAELGA; encoded by the coding sequence ATGAGCCTCCTTAAAGTCACAGAACTCGGCAAGTCCTTCGGCGGCGTCAAAGCCGTCGACGGCATCAGCTTCGACCTCGCCGCCGGCGAGCTGCTGGCGCTCATCGGCCCCAACGGCGCCGGCAAGTCCACCACCTTCAACATGGTCAACGGGCAACTGAAGGCCGACCGCGGCTCGATCCTGCTCGACGGCGAAGAGCTGGTCGGCCGCAGGCCGCGCGAGATCTGGCGCATGGGCGTGGGCCGCACCTTCCAGATCGCGGAGACCTTCGCCTCGCTCACCGTGGTGGAGAACGTGCAGATGGCCCTGCTCTCGCACGACCACAAGCTGTTCTCGACCTGGCGCCGCGCCGCCGACCACAAGCGCGAGGAGGCGCTGGCCCTGCTCGACCAGGTCGGCATGAAGGCACAGGCGGACCGGCCCTGTAGCGTGCTCGCCTACGGCGACGTCAAGCGCGTCGAGCTCGCGATCGCCATGGCGAACTCGCCCAAGCTGCTGCTGATGGACGAGCCCACCGCCGGCATGGCGCCCAAGGAGCGCAACTCGTTGATGGCGCTCACCAAGCAGCTGGTGATCGACCGCGGCATGGCGGTGCTCTTCACCGAGCACAGCATGGACGTGGTCTTCGCGTACGCCGACCGCATGATCGTGCTGGCGCGCGGCCGCCTCATCGCGCAAGGCAAGCCGCTCGAGATCCGCGACCATCCGAAGGTGCAGGAGGTCTACTTCGGCAGCGGCAAGACTTTCGAGAAGATCGCGGAGAAGGCGGCGGCGGTCGCTGCGGAGCTTGGGGCATGA
- a CDS encoding fumarylacetoacetate hydrolase family protein, with the protein MPQTLAPATSLPRDAERAALIGRLWQPDVGPTPVMVHEGGLHDLTRLAPTTSQLLELDDPVGQVRQALRDNDAPRIAALDAALANSDEARRDPELPWLLAPCDLQAVKASGVTFVASLLERVIEEQARGDASRSEAIRAALGGVLGENLAGIVPGSPQAAQVKEVLIAQGAWSQYLEVGIGPDAEIFTKAPVLSAVGTGADVGIHSGSVWNNPEPEVVLAVDSRGRTLGAALGNDVNLRDFEGRSALLLGKAKDNNASCAIGPFIRLFDAHFGIDDVRRITVALRVAGPEGFVLEGSSSLAQISRDPLDLVSQAIGPHHAYPDGLMLFLGTMFAPTQDRHGPGQGFTHVVGDRVTISAPELGALENRVVHADQAARWSFGIGALMRNLAGRGLL; encoded by the coding sequence ATGCCCCAGACCCTCGCACCCGCCACCAGCCTCCCCCGCGATGCCGAGCGCGCCGCCCTGATCGGCCGCCTCTGGCAGCCCGATGTCGGACCCACGCCGGTGATGGTGCACGAAGGCGGCCTGCACGACCTCACGCGCCTCGCACCCACCACCAGCCAGCTGCTCGAGCTCGACGACCCCGTGGGCCAGGTGCGCCAGGCCCTGCGCGACAACGACGCGCCGCGCATCGCGGCACTCGATGCGGCGCTGGCCAACAGCGACGAGGCCCGGCGCGATCCCGAACTGCCCTGGCTGCTCGCGCCCTGCGACCTGCAAGCGGTGAAGGCCAGCGGCGTGACCTTCGTCGCCAGCCTCCTGGAGCGCGTGATCGAGGAGCAGGCGCGCGGCGACGCTTCCCGGTCCGAGGCCATCCGGGCCGCGCTCGGCGGCGTGCTGGGCGAGAACCTCGCCGGCATCGTGCCCGGCTCGCCGCAGGCGGCCCAGGTCAAGGAGGTGCTGATCGCGCAGGGTGCCTGGTCCCAGTACCTCGAGGTCGGCATCGGCCCCGATGCCGAGATCTTCACCAAGGCGCCGGTGCTGTCGGCCGTGGGCACCGGCGCCGACGTCGGCATCCATTCGGGCTCGGTCTGGAACAACCCCGAGCCCGAGGTGGTGCTGGCGGTCGACAGCCGCGGGCGCACCTTGGGCGCGGCGCTCGGCAACGACGTCAACCTGCGCGACTTCGAGGGCCGCAGCGCGCTGCTGCTGGGCAAGGCCAAGGACAACAACGCCTCCTGCGCGATCGGCCCCTTCATACGCCTGTTCGACGCGCACTTCGGCATCGACGACGTGCGCCGCATCACGGTGGCGCTGCGGGTCGCCGGACCCGAAGGCTTCGTGCTCGAGGGTTCGAGCTCGCTCGCGCAGATCAGCCGCGACCCGCTCGACCTGGTGTCCCAGGCCATCGGGCCGCACCACGCGTACCCTGACGGGCTGATGCTCTTCCTCGGTACCATGTTTGCGCCCACCCAGGACCGCCATGGCCCGGGGCAGGGATTCACCCACGTGGTGGGCGACCGTGTGACGATCTCGGCACCCGAACTCGGCGCGCTGGAGAACCGCGTCGTGCACGCCGACCAGGCGGCGCGCTGGTCCTTTGGCATCGGCGCGCTGATGCGCAATCTCGCGGGGCGCGGCCTGCTCTGA